Proteins encoded in a region of the Halioglobus maricola genome:
- a CDS encoding RDD family protein, translated as MSTDKNTEPNAGTTPPSPSLLRHLTSMIYDSLLVIALIFVLNALGLGIAVQLSGGELEVLPPLAGQVLTALSVLLFFGAFWIKSGQTLGMQAWRIQLVRIDGGKIGVIQVILRCFGATLSAGFLGLGYLWKLVDRNKRYWHDYLSGTELILLPKKSRDSSR; from the coding sequence ATGAGCACCGACAAGAACACAGAACCAAACGCGGGGACAACACCGCCCTCCCCCTCCCTGCTGCGCCATCTCACATCGATGATCTACGACAGCCTGCTGGTGATCGCCCTGATTTTCGTACTGAACGCGCTGGGGCTGGGCATCGCTGTGCAATTGAGCGGGGGGGAGCTGGAAGTGCTGCCACCGCTGGCCGGTCAGGTGCTGACTGCGCTCTCAGTACTGCTTTTCTTCGGAGCATTCTGGATCAAGAGCGGCCAGACCCTGGGCATGCAGGCCTGGCGCATTCAGCTGGTGCGAATCGACGGTGGAAAAATTGGCGTCATTCAGGTGATCTTGCGCTGCTTCGGCGCAACCCTCAGTGCTGGCTTTCTTGGGCTGGGCTATCTGTGGAAACTGGTAGACAGAAACAAGCGCTACTGGCACGACTATCTGTCGGGAACCGAGTTGATCCTGCTGCCCAAAAAGAGCAGAGATTCCAGTCGATAG
- the lptF gene encoding LPS export ABC transporter permease LptF, with protein MRILRYLTREVLTHMVAVSFILLVIIISGRFVKYLAEAAVGDLAADVLLPVMFYRMPGFLELIVPLGLFIGILMSYGRLYVESEMVVLSACGVSPSRLARYTLAPALIVSVLVGALSLWITPLGATRSEALLDDPESSQGLHAMAAGRFQTRRASDTVSYAQTIAQDGTMYSVFLSQRERNSEGELRMVVTVAEEAEVIFDTVSGARYLELRNGSRYSGYPGDLDYQVAEFETFGEMIPEPKGGIRTADPVDGRSTARLWQSDRPEDRAALQWRLSIPLMVPIVAIIAMCLSRTDHRRGRYAKMAPAFLIYIAYLMLLANARTALAEGGGVPGGLWWVHCLFLTVALLMLYGDTLRSRYTYWRRNRAQA; from the coding sequence ATGAGAATTCTACGCTACCTAACTCGCGAAGTACTCACTCATATGGTTGCCGTGAGTTTCATACTGCTGGTGATCATCATCAGCGGGCGCTTTGTGAAGTATCTTGCCGAGGCCGCAGTGGGTGACCTCGCGGCAGATGTTCTGCTGCCAGTCATGTTCTATCGCATGCCCGGTTTTCTTGAATTAATCGTGCCCCTCGGGCTATTCATAGGCATTCTCATGTCCTATGGGCGGCTCTATGTAGAGAGCGAAATGGTGGTGCTCTCTGCCTGCGGCGTTAGTCCTTCCCGTCTCGCCAGATATACCCTTGCCCCCGCGCTTATTGTCAGTGTCCTCGTAGGCGCACTCAGTCTCTGGATTACTCCGCTGGGCGCAACGCGTTCCGAGGCATTGCTGGATGATCCTGAATCTTCTCAGGGCCTGCATGCGATGGCGGCGGGACGATTTCAGACCCGCCGTGCCAGCGACACTGTCAGCTACGCCCAGACCATCGCTCAGGACGGAACCATGTATTCGGTCTTCCTGTCCCAGCGCGAACGCAACAGTGAGGGCGAACTGCGCATGGTCGTCACTGTCGCGGAAGAGGCAGAGGTGATTTTCGATACGGTGTCCGGTGCTCGCTATCTCGAGCTGCGCAACGGTTCCCGCTACAGCGGATATCCCGGCGATCTCGACTACCAGGTCGCTGAATTCGAGACCTTCGGCGAGATGATTCCGGAGCCGAAAGGAGGCATTCGTACTGCAGACCCGGTCGATGGCCGTTCAACGGCGCGGCTGTGGCAGTCAGATCGACCTGAAGACAGGGCGGCGCTTCAGTGGCGTCTGTCCATTCCTCTTATGGTGCCCATAGTGGCGATCATCGCAATGTGCCTGAGCCGCACCGACCACCGCCGCGGACGCTATGCCAAGATGGCCCCGGCGTTCTTGATCTACATTGCCTATCTCATGCTGTTGGCCAATGCGCGCACGGCGCTTGCCGAAGGTGGCGGTGTGCCAGGCGGGCTCTGGTGGGTGCACTGCCTGTTCCTGACAGTGGCCCTGCTCATGCTGTATGGGGACACGCTCCGGTCCCGCTATACCTATTGGAGACGCAACCGTGCGCAGGCTTGA
- the lptG gene encoding LPS export ABC transporter permease LptG encodes MRRLDRYVGKTVLVSILLVLVVIVGLDGIAAFIDEAEDVSATYTFGQVALYVLLTLPGSCYEFIPFAALIGCMLGLGQLATSSELVVMRAAGVSIGRLTWLAMKPTLMIAVLGFALGEFMAPRTDQMAETQRALAQNPGQSYSGRHGVWNREGNTFFHFNAVETHGVVHGITLLQMDERQQMQSSLRARQATYEGSYWVMEDVVKTNFSSWQNTLEEHATLRWDTGITPELLSLVIVEPGQLPLADLYRYSRYLQQQGLESEDYQLALWRKLFQPFAVGALVLVAISFIFGPLREGTMGFRIFAGVIVGIVFRTSQDLLGPASMVFGFPPVYAALGPIILCLVAGTLLLMRAR; translated from the coding sequence GTGCGCAGGCTTGATCGCTACGTAGGCAAGACCGTACTGGTTTCTATTCTGCTGGTGCTGGTGGTTATCGTCGGTCTTGATGGTATTGCAGCGTTTATCGATGAGGCAGAGGATGTCTCTGCGACCTATACCTTTGGCCAGGTAGCTTTGTATGTGCTGCTTACCTTGCCCGGGAGTTGCTATGAGTTCATCCCTTTTGCTGCCCTGATTGGCTGTATGTTGGGCCTTGGCCAGCTGGCCACGTCCAGCGAGTTGGTGGTGATGCGCGCGGCAGGCGTTTCCATAGGTCGTCTGACCTGGTTGGCGATGAAGCCCACGTTGATGATCGCGGTGCTGGGTTTTGCCCTGGGTGAATTCATGGCTCCACGCACTGACCAGATGGCTGAAACCCAGCGCGCTCTCGCCCAGAACCCCGGGCAGAGTTACTCAGGGCGTCACGGCGTGTGGAATCGCGAGGGCAATACGTTCTTTCATTTCAACGCCGTTGAAACCCATGGGGTCGTCCACGGTATAACACTGCTGCAGATGGACGAGCGTCAGCAGATGCAGTCTTCGCTGCGCGCCCGTCAGGCGACCTATGAGGGTTCGTACTGGGTGATGGAAGATGTTGTGAAAACCAATTTCAGCAGTTGGCAGAACACTCTGGAGGAGCACGCTACTCTGCGCTGGGACACGGGTATAACCCCCGAGTTGTTGTCGCTGGTGATTGTGGAGCCGGGGCAACTACCGCTGGCCGATCTCTATCGCTACAGCCGCTACCTGCAGCAGCAGGGGCTGGAGTCAGAAGACTACCAGCTGGCCCTGTGGCGCAAGTTGTTCCAGCCCTTCGCAGTCGGTGCGCTGGTGCTGGTCGCAATTTCATTTATTTTTGGGCCTTTGCGGGAAGGCACCATGGGCTTCCGAATATTTGCCGGGGTTATCGTGGGTATCGTGTTTCGCACTAGTCAGGACCTGCTGGGACCGGCGAGCATGGTGTTTGGTTTCCCTCCCGTTTACGCTGCTCTGGGCCCGATTATCCTGTGCCTGGTCGCGGGAACACTCTTGCTCATGAGGGCTCGCTGA
- a CDS encoding DNA polymerase III subunit chi: MTRVGFYVVQATEASQRLGVAARLADKAFAQGHRIYINAEDKAQAEALDELLWSFRPSSFLPHAMTGDPQSQQIAIGWGQDPGDHNDLLINLQLDIPAFFSRFQRVAEVVTQDEQSLAALRKSWVFYKDRGYQLEKHDL, from the coding sequence GTGACCCGAGTCGGCTTTTACGTGGTCCAGGCAACCGAGGCGTCCCAGCGCCTCGGCGTTGCCGCCCGCCTCGCTGACAAGGCATTCGCCCAGGGCCACCGCATCTACATCAATGCCGAGGACAAGGCCCAGGCAGAAGCTCTGGACGAGCTCCTGTGGAGTTTTCGCCCCAGCAGCTTTCTGCCCCATGCCATGACCGGCGACCCCCAGTCACAGCAGATAGCCATCGGTTGGGGCCAGGATCCAGGCGACCACAATGACCTGCTGATCAACTTGCAGCTCGACATACCGGCTTTTTTTAGCCGTTTCCAGCGCGTTGCTGAAGTCGTCACCCAGGATGAACAGAGCCTCGCCGCCCTGCGGAAGTCCTGGGTTTTCTACAAAGATCGCGGCTACCAGCTCGAGAAGCACGACCTCTAG
- a CDS encoding sensor histidine kinase has translation MNFREVVASLTFRYIAKYLLVLSAAVSALMVGLYTFYSYGYFRDLGSSIVEEHETLELIYRGQGRSGLVAYIGDQRENWYVDRFHYLIRDADGVKILGDLPAGTLYREFDDGWLGIELALLEWGEEVGVDFLAREVQLDDELFAVVARNLNEVGEQGRLIAGMLYRTMAATILLGLIGGFFAAARSLQRVDWLGTEMSRIVRGDPSQRLDVDSEKGQVKQLAIVMNQMLDQTESLMQGVRSVSDNIAHDLRTPLSRMRNQLSQLHANVDAERSAEVEALIVDCDALLTSFNAVLRISTLEAGSRYSGVARLDLAALLDDVCDLYEPVAQEKGIAFEIDAPGPCSCEGEADLLFQMFANVLDNAIKYTPEGGRVSVRLRASSGGGNSVSISDTGPGISAEHWRDVFRRFYRVEPSRSAQPGHGLGLSMAQAIAHYHSGSVDLENNNPGLRVVVNLP, from the coding sequence GTGAATTTTCGCGAGGTCGTTGCCAGCCTCACCTTTCGCTACATAGCCAAATACTTGTTGGTGCTGAGCGCAGCGGTGTCTGCGCTGATGGTAGGACTCTACACGTTTTACAGCTATGGTTATTTTCGCGATCTCGGGTCGAGTATCGTCGAGGAACATGAAACCCTTGAGCTGATCTATCGGGGGCAGGGCCGAAGTGGTCTTGTGGCCTATATCGGGGACCAGCGTGAGAACTGGTATGTCGATCGTTTTCACTACCTGATTCGAGACGCCGATGGCGTCAAGATACTTGGCGACCTGCCAGCGGGAACCCTCTATCGCGAGTTCGATGACGGCTGGCTGGGTATCGAGCTTGCGCTGTTGGAGTGGGGCGAGGAAGTGGGGGTGGATTTTCTCGCCCGCGAGGTACAGTTGGATGACGAACTTTTCGCCGTCGTCGCACGCAATCTCAATGAGGTCGGTGAGCAGGGAAGGCTTATCGCTGGAATGCTCTACCGGACCATGGCGGCGACCATTCTGCTGGGCCTGATCGGCGGTTTCTTTGCCGCCGCTCGCAGTTTGCAGCGCGTAGACTGGCTCGGCACAGAGATGTCCCGAATAGTGCGCGGTGACCCCTCTCAGCGGCTGGATGTCGACAGCGAAAAAGGGCAGGTCAAGCAGCTTGCTATCGTCATGAACCAGATGCTCGATCAAACCGAGTCGCTGATGCAGGGCGTGCGCAGTGTCTCTGACAATATTGCGCACGATCTGCGCACGCCGCTCAGCCGCATGCGCAACCAGCTCAGCCAATTGCACGCCAATGTCGACGCCGAGCGCAGTGCTGAGGTGGAGGCGTTGATAGTTGATTGCGACGCACTGCTGACGTCCTTTAACGCGGTACTGCGAATTTCAACACTGGAGGCAGGTAGCCGATACAGCGGTGTGGCGCGGCTGGACCTGGCGGCATTGCTCGACGATGTGTGCGATCTGTATGAGCCTGTGGCGCAAGAGAAAGGAATAGCGTTCGAGATCGACGCGCCAGGCCCCTGCAGTTGTGAGGGCGAGGCCGACCTGCTGTTCCAGATGTTTGCCAATGTGCTGGATAATGCGATCAAATATACGCCTGAAGGCGGGCGGGTGTCGGTGCGTCTGCGAGCTTCATCCGGTGGCGGGAACAGCGTGAGTATCAGCGATACCGGGCCGGGTATTTCCGCCGAGCACTGGCGCGATGTGTTTCGCCGCTTTTACCGGGTGGAGCCCAGTCGCTCGGCGCAACCCGGACACGGTCTCGGGTTGAGTATGGCGCAGGCAATCGCCCATTATCACAGCGGTTCGGTAGACCTCGAAAACAATAATCCCGGGCTGCGAGTCGTGGTCAACCTGCCCTGA
- a CDS encoding response regulator transcription factor, with the protein MQVLLVEDDESLAEFIGTELRRGGDECVHCADGDIALNTALAGDFDVMIVDRMLPGRDGLSLIQELRRQGVVTPALVLSALGEVDDRVQGLQSGADDYLVKPFAMDELQARLQVLLRRSANASETVTRLQVEDLTMDLLQQSVDRGGVAITLQPREYRLLEYLMRHAGQVVTRAMLLEHVWGYNFDPQTNVIDVHISRLRQKLDKEFEQALLHTVRGAGYRLGPEGE; encoded by the coding sequence ATGCAAGTACTGCTGGTGGAGGACGACGAGTCCCTGGCTGAATTTATTGGCACCGAGTTACGCCGCGGCGGTGACGAGTGCGTGCACTGTGCCGATGGCGATATTGCCCTGAATACGGCCCTCGCCGGCGATTTTGATGTGATGATCGTCGATCGCATGTTGCCTGGCCGCGATGGTCTGAGTCTCATCCAGGAGCTCCGTCGACAAGGGGTAGTGACCCCGGCTCTCGTGTTGAGCGCGTTGGGCGAAGTCGACGACAGGGTGCAAGGCCTGCAAAGCGGTGCAGATGACTACCTGGTCAAACCGTTTGCCATGGATGAGCTGCAGGCCCGGCTTCAGGTTTTACTGCGGCGCAGCGCCAACGCCAGCGAAACAGTCACCCGCCTGCAGGTCGAAGACCTCACTATGGATTTACTGCAGCAGAGTGTTGACCGCGGCGGCGTAGCCATCACCCTGCAACCACGCGAATATCGACTGTTGGAATACCTCATGCGTCACGCCGGTCAGGTGGTGACCCGGGCCATGCTACTGGAACATGTCTGGGGCTATAACTTCGACCCGCAGACCAATGTTATCGACGTTCATATCTCTCGTTTGCGCCAGAAACTCGACAAGGAATTCGAGCAAGCGCTGCTGCACACGGTGCGCGGTGCAGGTTATCGCCTCGGGCCTGAGGGGGAGTAA
- a CDS encoding leucyl aminopeptidase → MSTIKFSARKVEDASTATSACAVLPLFKGEALSGEAKKLDKASGGAISASIKLGDFKGKTGEGHTLLGCGKLKRILLIGCGEKTSFDRSAAREFVGGLYAALNHLDAKDALLLLGDIAVTDGDEAWLLEMLARQLTSSAYRYTETVSKPRPALALNRLVIAGSLSKGAAEKALAAGAATGSGINVARNLADLPGNYCTPSHLAAQARKLGRGNKKLKVQILEEKKMRELGMGSLLSVTAGTDEPAKLIVMEYTGAKKSDRPYVLVGKGITFDSGGISLKPGAKMDEMKYDMGGAASVFGTMTAITEMDLPLNVVAVVAAAENMPSGRATKPGDVVTSMAGKTIEVLNTDAEGRLVLCDALTYVERYKPAAVIDIATLTGACVVALGAHASGLYANKDELAEQLLAAGIESHDRAWHMPLWSEYTKQLKSNFADLANIGGPGGGSVTAACFLAEFTKAYDWAHLDIAGSAWSSAPKGATGRPVGLLTRYLQDRAGK, encoded by the coding sequence ATGAGCACAATCAAGTTCTCCGCTCGCAAAGTAGAAGATGCCAGCACAGCCACAAGCGCCTGCGCTGTTCTGCCCCTGTTCAAGGGCGAGGCGCTCTCAGGTGAGGCCAAAAAACTGGACAAAGCCAGCGGCGGCGCCATCAGCGCTTCCATCAAACTGGGCGATTTCAAAGGCAAAACTGGCGAAGGCCATACCCTGTTGGGCTGCGGCAAGCTCAAGCGCATCCTCCTGATTGGCTGCGGTGAGAAGACATCTTTCGACCGCAGTGCCGCGCGTGAGTTCGTCGGGGGCCTGTACGCAGCCCTTAACCACCTCGACGCCAAAGACGCCCTGCTTCTGCTCGGTGATATCGCTGTCACCGATGGCGACGAAGCCTGGCTTCTTGAAATGTTGGCACGTCAGCTGACTTCCAGCGCCTATCGCTATACCGAGACAGTCTCCAAACCCCGCCCCGCCCTGGCCTTGAATCGGCTGGTTATCGCCGGCAGCCTGAGCAAGGGCGCTGCTGAAAAAGCCCTCGCGGCAGGTGCCGCGACAGGCTCCGGCATCAACGTCGCTCGCAATCTTGCCGACCTCCCCGGCAACTACTGCACGCCATCCCACCTGGCAGCACAGGCCCGCAAACTGGGCCGAGGCAATAAGAAACTCAAGGTTCAGATCCTCGAAGAAAAGAAGATGCGCGAACTGGGTATGGGGTCTCTGTTGTCTGTCACAGCGGGAACGGATGAGCCGGCCAAGCTTATCGTTATGGAATACACCGGCGCCAAGAAGAGCGACCGACCCTATGTGCTTGTCGGCAAAGGCATCACCTTCGACAGCGGCGGCATCTCCCTCAAGCCCGGCGCTAAGATGGACGAAATGAAGTACGACATGGGCGGCGCAGCCAGTGTGTTCGGCACCATGACAGCCATCACCGAAATGGATTTGCCCCTCAATGTGGTCGCCGTCGTCGCCGCCGCCGAGAACATGCCCAGTGGCCGCGCAACCAAGCCCGGCGACGTGGTCACCAGCATGGCCGGTAAAACCATCGAAGTGCTGAACACCGATGCTGAAGGCCGTCTCGTACTGTGCGACGCCCTCACCTATGTTGAGCGCTATAAGCCGGCTGCAGTCATCGACATCGCCACACTCACCGGCGCCTGCGTTGTTGCCCTGGGTGCCCACGCGAGCGGTCTATATGCCAACAAGGACGAATTGGCTGAGCAATTACTCGCCGCAGGCATTGAGAGCCATGACCGCGCGTGGCACATGCCACTGTGGAGCGAATACACCAAGCAGCTCAAGAGTAACTTCGCCGACCTCGCCAATATTGGCGGCCCCGGCGGCGGCAGCGTGACCGCTGCCTGCTTCCTGGCGGAATTCACCAAGGCCTATGACTGGGCCCACCTGGATATCGCTGGCAGCGCCTGGAGCAGTGCTCCTAAGGGTGCCACTGGCAGGCCAGTGGGACTGCTCACTCGCTACCTGCAGGACCGCGCCGGCAAGTGA